Proteins from a single region of Streptomyces vinaceus:
- the rplU gene encoding 50S ribosomal protein L21: protein MYAIVRSGGRQHKVAVGDIVEVDKISTAKVGDTVELSTLLVVDGDAVTSDPWVLAGIKVQAEIVDHHKGAKIDILRYKNKTGYRRRQGHRQQYTAIKVTGIPTAAK from the coding sequence GTGTACGCCATCGTGCGCAGCGGTGGTCGCCAGCACAAGGTTGCTGTTGGTGACATCGTTGAGGTTGACAAGATTTCCACTGCCAAGGTTGGCGACACGGTCGAGCTCTCGACCCTGCTCGTTGTCGACGGCGACGCCGTGACCAGCGACCCGTGGGTGCTGGCCGGGATCAAGGTCCAGGCCGAGATCGTGGACCACCACAAGGGCGCCAAGATCGACATCCTGCGCTACAAGAACAAGACCGGCTACCGCCGTCGCCAGGGTCACCGTCAGCAGTACACGGCGATCAAGGTCACCGGTATCCCCACGGCTGCGAAGTAA
- the obgE gene encoding GTPase ObgE: MTTFVDRVELHVAAGNGGHGCASVHREKFKPLGGPDGGNGGRGGDVILVVEQAVTTLLDYHHSPHRKATNGKPGEGGNRSGKDGQDLVLPVPDGTVVLDKEGNVLADLVGQGTTYVAAEGGRGGLGNAALSSARRKAPGFALLGVPGTTGDIVLELKTVADVALVGFPSAGKSSLISVLSAAKPKIADYPFTTLVPNLGVVTAGSTVYTIADVPGLIPGASQGKGLGLEFLRHVERCSVLVHVLDTATLESDRDPVADLDVIEEELKIYGGGLEKRPRLVVLNKVDIPDGQELADMVRPDLEARGYKVFEVSAVARTGLKELSYFLAEVVAKARARKPKQEATRIVIRPKAVDDAGFTVTYDEVEDVYTVRGEKPERWVRQTDFNNDEAVGYLADRLARLGVEDALKKAGARAGDGVAIGSDENAVVFDWEPTVMAGAEMLGRRGEDHRLDAPRPATTRRKEKEAQRGDSAQKEYDEFRPF, from the coding sequence ATGACCACCTTCGTGGACCGCGTCGAGCTGCATGTCGCCGCGGGTAACGGGGGCCACGGCTGCGCCTCCGTTCACCGGGAGAAGTTCAAGCCGCTCGGCGGCCCCGACGGCGGAAACGGCGGCCGTGGCGGCGACGTCATCCTGGTGGTGGAGCAGGCGGTCACCACCCTGCTGGACTACCACCACAGCCCCCACCGCAAGGCCACCAACGGCAAGCCCGGCGAGGGCGGCAACCGTTCCGGCAAGGACGGCCAGGACCTGGTCCTGCCCGTGCCGGACGGCACCGTCGTCCTCGACAAGGAGGGCAACGTCCTCGCCGACCTCGTCGGCCAGGGCACCACGTACGTGGCCGCCGAGGGCGGCCGCGGCGGCCTCGGCAACGCCGCGCTGTCCTCCGCCCGCCGCAAGGCCCCCGGCTTCGCGCTCCTCGGCGTCCCCGGTACCACCGGCGACATCGTCCTGGAGCTCAAGACCGTCGCCGACGTGGCCCTCGTCGGCTTCCCGTCCGCCGGCAAGTCCTCCCTCATCTCGGTGCTCTCCGCTGCCAAGCCGAAGATCGCGGACTACCCCTTCACCACCCTCGTCCCGAACCTGGGCGTCGTCACCGCCGGCTCGACCGTCTACACGATCGCCGACGTCCCCGGCCTGATCCCGGGCGCCAGCCAGGGCAAGGGCCTCGGTCTGGAGTTCCTGCGCCACGTCGAGCGCTGCTCGGTCCTCGTGCACGTCCTGGACACCGCCACGCTGGAGTCCGACCGCGACCCGGTGGCCGACCTCGACGTGATCGAGGAGGAGCTCAAGATCTACGGCGGCGGGCTGGAGAAGCGCCCGCGCCTCGTCGTCCTGAACAAGGTCGACATCCCCGACGGCCAGGAGCTCGCCGACATGGTCCGCCCGGACCTGGAGGCCCGCGGCTACAAGGTCTTCGAGGTCTCCGCGGTCGCCCGTACGGGCCTCAAGGAGCTCTCGTACTTCCTCGCCGAGGTCGTCGCCAAGGCGCGCGCCCGCAAGCCCAAGCAGGAGGCGACCCGCATCGTCATCCGCCCGAAGGCCGTGGACGACGCCGGCTTCACCGTCACCTACGACGAGGTCGAGGACGTCTACACGGTGCGCGGCGAGAAGCCGGAGCGCTGGGTGCGCCAGACCGACTTCAACAACGACGAGGCCGTGGGCTACCTGGCCGACCGGCTCGCCCGCCTCGGTGTCGAGGACGCGCTGAAGAAGGCCGGTGCCCGCGCCGGCGACGGCGTCGCCATCGGCTCCGACGAGAACGCGGTCGTCTTCGACTGGGAGCCGACCGTGATGGCCGGCGCCGAGATGCTGGGCCGCCGCGGCGAGGACCACCGTCTGGACGCCCCGCGTCCGGCCACCACCCGCCGCAAGGAGAAGGAAGCCCAGCGCGGGGACTCGGCGCAGAAGGAGTACGACGAGTTCCGGCCCTTCTGA
- the rpmA gene encoding 50S ribosomal protein L27 has translation MAHKKGASSTRNGRDSNAQRLGVKRFGGQVVSAGEILVRQRGTHFHPGSGVGRGGDDTLFALQAGAVEFGTHRGRKVVNIVPAA, from the coding sequence ATGGCACACAAGAAGGGCGCATCGTCCACCCGGAACGGGCGCGATTCCAACGCTCAGCGGCTCGGCGTGAAGCGCTTCGGCGGTCAGGTCGTCTCCGCTGGTGAGATCCTCGTCCGCCAGCGCGGCACCCACTTCCACCCGGGTTCGGGTGTGGGCCGCGGCGGCGACGACACGCTGTTCGCGCTGCAGGCCGGTGCCGTCGAGTTCGGCACCCACCGCGGCCGCAAGGTCGTCAACATCGTTCCGGCCGCCTGA
- a CDS encoding Rne/Rng family ribonuclease, which translates to MLNNETNNTTGGADSGSPSDNLPPRRRRRAASRPAGPPGATAVTPAADVTEAAPAAPAPAAEEAAPAAAPARTRRRATRAVAAPEAPAAAEVAVEAAPAAPVVEEPAAPAPRARRRATRAVTAPEAPAPAVEAVVEAAPAAPVVEEPAAPAPRARRLATRAVTAPEAPAAAEVVVEAAPVVETAPAVEEPAAPAPRARRRATRAVTAPEAPAAAEVVVEAAPAVETAPAAEPAAPAPRARRRATRAVTAPEAPAAAEAAEPAAEAPAAKATVTVADAVDSPKRGGRRRATRSAASAAPAAPAAAPAQPAAEEPAAPAQSRAGRRAARPAVAVFQAPVFAEPMFQTPETAAMAAAAAAAAVEAEEVEEEEELEAEAEVVQAPPAQPAGRRRRRGRGAAESAPAAESAPVSLADVERVEDEAEAAELDEESAEFEDGDESGERPSRRRRRGGRRRRRGEAADLDESAEEEPEAADQEADEEEGSAEDDDEENGALGSSSSRRRRRRRRRSGDTGTDAEAGEEDGVRTVVKVREPRPAREKAEPSDEVQSIKGSTRLEAKKQRRREGREQGRRRVPIITEAEFLARREAVERVMVVRQAGERTQIGVLEDNVLVEHYVNKEEATSYVGNVYLGKVQNVLPSMEAAFIDIGKGRNAVLYAGEVNFEALGMANGPRRIESALKSGQSVLVQVTKDPIGHKGARLTSQVSLPGRYLVYVPEGSMTGISRKLPDTERARLKTILKKIVPEDAGVIVRTAAEGASEDELRRDVERLQAQWEDIQKKSKQISTSSPSLLYGEPDMTVRVVRDIFNEDFSKVIVSGDTAWETIHGYVNHVAPDLADRLSRWTSEVDVFATYRIDEQLAKALDRKVWLPSGGSLVIDKTEAMIVIDVNTGKFTGQGGNLEETVTRNNLEAAEEIVRQLRLRDLGGIVVIDFIDMVLESNRDLVLRRMLECLGRDRTKHQVAEVTSLGLVQMTRKRVGQGLLESFSETCVHCNGRGVIVHMETPTAVGGGGNGKRAKRRGGRGHEHDHEIEGVETVEVLEADTETEAEVAAELAAPVALPEPAFVADEELYSSPAEAEAAAGGLSGRRNRRRATRKATAPAGAPRGTAAPAPAREAEPVVEAVVEPVVEAEPVTEAADTVLEPAAEVVVEAVEAAETVEAAPKGRTRRRATRKATAPAPVAEAPAEPEPVVEAAPEPEAVEAAVAEAPAEEEAPAVVEAAPARPRRRATRKATAPAGSPAGAAEAAVLVVETSAAEPEAAPAQVEAEEAPEAEKPAKKAVRKTAAKKAPAKKATAAKKATAAKKTVAKKATAKKTTAKRTTKKTAAAEQQPQSSVSAPAED; encoded by the coding sequence ATGCTCAACAACGAAACCAACAACACCACCGGTGGCGCCGACAGCGGCAGCCCGAGCGACAACCTGCCCCCGCGCAGGCGTCGCCGCGCCGCGTCGCGGCCCGCGGGACCGCCCGGTGCGACCGCCGTCACCCCGGCCGCCGACGTGACCGAGGCCGCTCCGGCCGCACCCGCCCCCGCCGCCGAGGAGGCCGCTCCGGCCGCCGCCCCGGCCCGTACCCGCCGCCGCGCGACCCGCGCCGTGGCCGCCCCCGAGGCTCCGGCTGCCGCCGAGGTCGCCGTGGAGGCCGCTCCGGCCGCCCCGGTCGTCGAGGAGCCCGCTGCTCCCGCGCCGCGTGCCCGTCGCCGTGCCACCCGCGCCGTCACCGCTCCTGAGGCCCCGGCCCCCGCGGTCGAGGCCGTCGTCGAGGCCGCTCCGGCCGCTCCGGTCGTCGAGGAGCCCGCTGCTCCCGCGCCGCGTGCCCGCCGTCTTGCGACCCGCGCCGTCACCGCCCCTGAGGCCCCGGCCGCCGCCGAGGTGGTCGTGGAGGCCGCTCCGGTCGTCGAGACGGCTCCGGCCGTCGAGGAGCCCGCCGCTCCTGCGCCGCGTGCCCGTCGCCGTGCGACCCGCGCCGTCACGGCCCCTGAGGCCCCGGCCGCCGCCGAGGTGGTCGTGGAGGCCGCTCCGGCCGTCGAGACGGCTCCGGCCGCCGAGCCCGCCGCTCCCGCGCCGCGTGCCCGTCGCCGTGCGACCCGCGCCGTCACCGCCCCCGAGGCCCCGGCCGCCGCCGAGGCCGCCGAGCCCGCGGCCGAGGCGCCCGCGGCGAAGGCCACCGTGACCGTCGCCGACGCCGTCGACTCCCCGAAGCGCGGCGGCCGCCGCCGCGCCACCCGCTCCGCCGCGTCCGCCGCCCCGGCCGCTCCCGCCGCCGCTCCGGCGCAGCCCGCCGCGGAGGAGCCCGCCGCTCCGGCGCAGTCTCGCGCCGGCCGTCGCGCCGCGCGCCCCGCCGTCGCCGTGTTCCAGGCGCCGGTGTTCGCCGAGCCGATGTTCCAGACCCCCGAGACCGCCGCCATGGCGGCCGCGGCCGCCGCCGCTGCCGTCGAGGCCGAGGAGGTCGAGGAGGAGGAAGAGCTCGAAGCCGAGGCCGAGGTCGTCCAAGCGCCCCCCGCCCAGCCGGCCGGCCGCCGCCGTCGCCGTGGCCGCGGTGCGGCCGAGTCCGCCCCGGCCGCCGAGTCCGCGCCGGTCTCGCTGGCCGATGTGGAGCGCGTCGAGGACGAGGCCGAGGCCGCCGAGCTCGACGAGGAGAGCGCCGAGTTCGAAGACGGCGACGAGAGCGGCGAGCGTCCGTCCCGCCGCCGCCGTCGCGGTGGCCGTCGCCGCCGCCGCGGTGAGGCCGCCGACCTCGACGAGTCCGCCGAGGAGGAGCCCGAGGCCGCCGACCAGGAAGCGGACGAGGAAGAGGGCTCCGCCGAGGACGACGACGAGGAGAACGGGGCCCTCGGCTCCAGCTCCAGCCGTCGCCGCCGTCGCCGTCGCCGCCGCAGCGGTGACACCGGTACGGACGCCGAGGCGGGCGAGGAGGACGGCGTACGCACCGTCGTCAAGGTCCGCGAGCCCCGCCCGGCCCGCGAGAAGGCCGAGCCGTCCGACGAGGTGCAGTCCATCAAGGGCTCGACCCGTCTGGAGGCGAAGAAGCAGCGCCGCCGCGAGGGCCGCGAGCAGGGCCGCCGCCGGGTCCCGATCATCACCGAGGCCGAGTTCCTGGCCCGCCGCGAGGCCGTCGAGCGCGTCATGGTCGTCCGCCAGGCCGGCGAGCGCACCCAGATCGGCGTCCTGGAAGACAACGTGCTCGTCGAGCACTACGTCAACAAGGAAGAAGCCACCTCGTACGTCGGCAACGTCTACCTGGGCAAGGTCCAGAACGTGCTGCCCTCGATGGAGGCCGCCTTCATCGACATCGGCAAGGGCCGCAACGCCGTGCTGTACGCCGGCGAGGTCAACTTCGAGGCGCTCGGCATGGCCAACGGGCCGCGCCGCATCGAGTCCGCCCTCAAGTCCGGCCAGTCGGTCCTCGTGCAGGTCACCAAGGACCCGATCGGCCACAAGGGCGCCCGCCTGACCAGCCAGGTCTCGCTGCCCGGCCGCTACCTGGTCTACGTGCCCGAGGGTTCGATGACCGGAATCAGCCGCAAGCTGCCCGACACCGAGCGCGCCCGCCTCAAGACCATCCTCAAGAAGATCGTCCCCGAGGACGCGGGCGTCATCGTGCGCACCGCCGCCGAGGGTGCGAGCGAGGACGAGCTGCGCCGCGACGTCGAGCGTCTGCAGGCCCAGTGGGAGGACATCCAGAAGAAGTCGAAGCAGATCTCGACCTCTTCGCCGAGCCTGCTGTACGGCGAGCCGGACATGACCGTCCGCGTCGTGCGCGACATCTTCAACGAGGACTTCTCCAAGGTCATCGTCAGCGGTGACACCGCCTGGGAGACCATCCACGGCTACGTGAACCACGTGGCCCCGGACCTGGCCGACCGGCTGTCGCGCTGGACCTCCGAGGTCGACGTCTTCGCGACGTACCGGATCGACGAGCAGCTCGCCAAGGCGCTCGACCGCAAGGTGTGGCTGCCCTCGGGCGGTTCCCTCGTGATCGACAAGACCGAGGCGATGATCGTCATCGACGTCAACACCGGCAAGTTCACCGGTCAGGGCGGCAACCTCGAAGAGACCGTCACCAGGAACAACCTGGAGGCGGCCGAGGAGATCGTCCGCCAGCTGCGCCTGCGCGACCTCGGCGGCATCGTCGTCATCGACTTCATCGACATGGTCCTGGAGTCCAACCGCGACCTGGTCCTGCGGCGCATGCTGGAGTGCCTGGGCCGCGACCGCACCAAGCACCAGGTCGCCGAGGTGACCTCGCTGGGCCTGGTGCAGATGACCCGCAAGCGGGTGGGCCAGGGTCTGCTGGAGTCCTTCTCCGAGACCTGTGTCCACTGCAACGGGCGCGGTGTGATCGTGCACATGGAGACGCCGACCGCGGTCGGCGGCGGTGGCAACGGCAAGCGCGCCAAGCGGCGCGGCGGCCGAGGCCACGAGCACGACCACGAGATCGAGGGCGTGGAGACCGTCGAGGTCCTCGAAGCCGATACCGAGACCGAGGCCGAGGTGGCCGCCGAGCTCGCGGCGCCGGTGGCGCTGCCCGAGCCGGCGTTCGTCGCGGACGAGGAGCTCTACAGCAGCCCGGCCGAGGCGGAGGCAGCGGCCGGCGGTCTGAGCGGCCGTCGCAACCGCCGCCGTGCCACCCGCAAGGCGACCGCCCCGGCGGGCGCCCCGCGCGGTACGGCCGCCCCGGCGCCGGCCCGCGAGGCCGAGCCGGTCGTCGAGGCCGTCGTGGAGCCGGTGGTCGAGGCCGAGCCGGTGACCGAGGCCGCCGACACGGTGCTGGAGCCGGCCGCCGAGGTCGTCGTGGAGGCCGTGGAGGCCGCCGAGACGGTCGAGGCCGCGCCCAAGGGCCGCACCCGTCGCCGCGCCACCCGCAAGGCCACGGCCCCGGCCCCGGTGGCCGAGGCCCCCGCCGAGCCGGAGCCGGTCGTGGAGGCCGCCCCGGAGCCCGAGGCCGTGGAGGCCGCGGTCGCCGAGGCCCCGGCCGAGGAGGAGGCCCCGGCCGTGGTGGAGGCCGCCCCGGCCCGTCCCCGCCGCCGTGCCACCCGTAAGGCCACCGCACCCGCCGGCTCCCCGGCCGGCGCGGCCGAGGCCGCCGTCCTGGTCGTGGAGACCTCCGCCGCCGAGCCCGAGGCCGCCCCGGCCCAGGTCGAGGCGGAGGAGGCCCCCGAGGCCGAGAAGCCGGCCAAGAAGGCGGTCCGCAAGACGGCCGCCAAGAAGGCCCCGGCGAAGAAGGCCACCGCCGCCAAGAAGGCGACGGCGGCCAAGAAGACCGTGGCCAAGAAGGCGACCGCCAAGAAGACCACGGCGAAGCGGACGACGAAGAAGACCGCGGCGGCCGAGCAGCAGCCGCAGTCCTCCGTCTCGGCCCCGGCCGAAGACTGA